Proteins from a single region of Kiloniellales bacterium:
- a CDS encoding Gldg family protein: MSKGLTSATRNRLALAAILLAMVLFVAFNILTKTTLTQTRLDLTEQRLFTLSEGTRKVLAEIDEPLTLRFYLSKALVETNPYYGNHARRVEELLREYERLAGGGIRLQVFDPEPFSPEEDQAVAEGLQGAALAAGGSVVYFGLTGFNATDDSDAIPFFQPERAAFLEYDLTRLVHNLANPDKPRVAVLGALPLRGNPLTGFRPWLATSSLEQFFELSFLEASGEALEIDDEVEVLLLAQPEGLPQGALYAIDQFVLRGGRVLALIDPWSEALAEINQRSGGYVSTGAAEMAPLLAAWGLEIDPETIVGDRLSARKVAARVRGRQVVTEYVPWLSLGAERLAGADTVTAELQVVNLNAAGAIAAREGATTTLEPLITSSEQSLPIEVSEIQVAPDPVALLAKFLGPGEPKVLAARVTGAVETAFPDGPPEALLETAEDAEALKQAHLSESEGAANLIVIADSDLLVDSVWSRADNLFGQQLALPIANNVDLVVNALDNLSGSEGLISLRGRALVDRPLTLIQDIQRDAELEYRQQEQAIVERIEKAEEEIARLQQEEQATGILQSAEADQALAKLRSDLIQARRELRDVQRALRRDIGEVEAWVKGVNIWGMPLVTVVIAAGVLWLRRRRAARSARSGAARAEATA, from the coding sequence ATGAGCAAAGGCCTGACCTCGGCGACCCGTAACCGCCTGGCCCTCGCCGCCATCCTGCTGGCGATGGTGCTCTTCGTCGCCTTCAACATCCTGACCAAGACGACCCTGACCCAGACCCGGCTCGACCTGACCGAGCAGCGCCTCTTCACCCTGTCGGAGGGCACCCGCAAGGTCCTGGCCGAGATCGACGAGCCCCTGACCCTGCGCTTCTACCTCTCCAAGGCGCTGGTCGAGACCAACCCCTACTACGGCAACCACGCCCGTCGGGTCGAGGAGCTGCTGCGCGAGTACGAGCGCCTGGCCGGCGGCGGCATCCGCCTGCAGGTCTTCGACCCGGAGCCCTTTTCGCCCGAGGAGGACCAGGCGGTCGCCGAGGGCCTGCAGGGCGCCGCCCTGGCCGCAGGGGGCAGCGTCGTCTACTTCGGCCTGACCGGCTTCAACGCGACCGACGACAGCGACGCGATCCCCTTCTTCCAGCCGGAGCGCGCCGCCTTTCTGGAGTACGACCTGACCCGCCTGGTCCACAACCTGGCCAATCCGGACAAGCCCAGGGTCGCCGTGCTCGGCGCCCTGCCGCTGCGCGGCAACCCCCTGACCGGCTTCCGGCCCTGGCTGGCGACCTCCTCCCTGGAGCAGTTCTTCGAGCTCTCCTTCCTCGAGGCGTCGGGCGAGGCCCTGGAGATCGACGACGAGGTCGAGGTCCTGCTCCTCGCCCAGCCCGAGGGGCTGCCGCAGGGCGCGCTCTACGCCATCGACCAGTTCGTCCTCAGGGGCGGCCGGGTCCTGGCGCTGATCGACCCCTGGTCCGAGGCCCTGGCGGAGATCAACCAGCGCAGCGGCGGCTACGTCAGCACCGGCGCGGCCGAGATGGCGCCCCTGCTGGCCGCCTGGGGCCTGGAGATCGATCCCGAGACCATCGTCGGCGACCGGCTCTCGGCCCGTAAGGTGGCGGCGCGGGTGCGCGGCCGCCAGGTGGTGACCGAGTACGTGCCTTGGCTGTCGCTCGGCGCCGAGCGCCTGGCGGGCGCGGACACGGTCACCGCCGAGCTCCAGGTGGTCAACCTCAACGCCGCCGGCGCGATCGCCGCCCGCGAGGGCGCCACCACGACCCTGGAGCCGCTGATCACCTCGAGCGAGCAGAGCCTGCCGATCGAGGTCTCCGAGATTCAGGTCGCCCCCGATCCGGTCGCCCTGCTGGCCAAGTTCCTGGGCCCGGGCGAGCCCAAGGTGCTGGCGGCCCGGGTCACCGGCGCGGTCGAGACCGCCTTCCCCGACGGCCCGCCCGAGGCCCTGCTGGAGACGGCCGAGGACGCCGAGGCGCTCAAGCAGGCGCACCTTTCCGAGTCCGAGGGCGCGGCGAACCTCATCGTGATCGCCGATTCCGACCTGCTGGTCGACAGCGTCTGGTCGCGGGCCGACAACCTCTTCGGCCAGCAGCTGGCCCTGCCGATCGCCAACAACGTCGACCTGGTGGTCAACGCGCTCGACAACCTCAGCGGCAGCGAAGGGCTGATCAGCCTGCGCGGCCGGGCCCTGGTCGACCGGCCGCTGACCCTGATCCAGGACATCCAGCGCGACGCCGAGCTGGAGTACCGCCAGCAGGAGCAGGCCATCGTCGAACGCATCGAGAAGGCCGAGGAGGAGATCGCCCGCCTGCAGCAGGAAGAGCAGGCGACCGGGATCCTGCAGAGCGCCGAGGCCGACCAGGCCCTGGCCAAGCTGCGCAGCGACCTGATCCAGGCCCGGCGCGAGCTGCGCGACGTCCAGCGCGCCCTGCGCCGGGACATCGGCGAGGTCGAGGCCTGGGTCAAGGGCGTCAACATCTGGGGCATGCCGCTGGTGACCGTGGTCATCGCCGCCGGCGTGCTCTGGCTGCGCCGCCGCCGGGCGGCGCGCTCGGCCCGGAGCGGCGCAGCACGAGCGGAGGCGACCGCATGA
- a CDS encoding DUF4340 domain-containing protein, translated as MSPRNFVILAVVTLATVAGAVYALREQPVTRQALQPEEPVFPLLQERLNDAAKLEVITAEGPVVLAREGEGPWTLPSKQGYPAREEGVREVILALRALKVAEPKTRKPEGFVRLQVEDVEGEGAKSRLVRVSAADGAVLAEALLGKQRPGALGDASGGIYYRTPGGAQAWLAAGTIELPEGERAWLQTDVVHIAANTVAGIEVAHADGSVFTATRAAEDKDFELADLPEGRKSAASKTAQLGAALAFVSFDEVAPAAEIDFVAAPNRSTVTTFDGVTVTVELGEAEGELWAKLTAALAEDAPAEEEARAAAEERVSEITARTEGWAYRLADRVVKRLLPKVEEYLEAEPEPAS; from the coding sequence ATGAGCCCGCGGAACTTCGTCATCCTGGCGGTCGTCACCCTGGCCACCGTGGCTGGCGCGGTCTACGCCCTGCGTGAGCAGCCGGTCACGCGCCAGGCCCTGCAGCCGGAGGAGCCGGTTTTCCCGCTGCTGCAGGAGCGGCTCAACGACGCCGCCAAGCTTGAGGTGATCACGGCCGAGGGCCCGGTGGTCCTGGCCCGCGAGGGCGAGGGACCCTGGACCCTGCCGAGCAAGCAGGGCTATCCGGCGCGCGAGGAGGGCGTGCGCGAGGTCATCCTGGCCCTGCGGGCGCTGAAGGTCGCCGAGCCCAAGACCCGCAAGCCCGAGGGTTTCGTTCGGCTCCAGGTCGAGGACGTCGAGGGCGAGGGCGCCAAGTCGCGCCTAGTCCGGGTCAGCGCCGCCGACGGCGCGGTCCTGGCCGAGGCCCTGCTCGGCAAGCAGCGCCCGGGCGCCCTGGGCGACGCCAGCGGCGGCATCTACTACCGCACGCCCGGTGGCGCGCAGGCCTGGCTGGCCGCCGGGACGATCGAGCTGCCCGAGGGCGAGCGCGCCTGGCTGCAGACCGACGTGGTCCACATCGCCGCCAACACGGTCGCCGGCATCGAGGTGGCGCACGCCGACGGTAGCGTCTTCACCGCGACCCGTGCCGCCGAGGACAAGGACTTCGAGCTCGCCGACCTGCCGGAAGGCCGCAAATCGGCGGCCAGCAAGACCGCGCAGCTCGGTGCCGCCCTGGCCTTCGTCAGCTTCGACGAGGTCGCGCCGGCCGCGGAGATCGACTTCGTCGCCGCGCCCAACCGCAGCACGGTGACCACCTTCGACGGCGTGACGGTCACGGTCGAGCTGGGCGAGGCCGAGGGCGAGCTCTGGGCCAAGCTCACCGCCGCCCTGGCCGAGGACGCTCCGGCGGAGGAGGAGGCCCGCGCCGCCGCCGAGGAACGGGTGTCCGAGATCACCGCCCGGACCGAGGGCTGGGCCTACCGCCTGGCCGACCGCGTCGTGAAACGCCTCCTACCCAAGGTCGAGGAGTACCTCGAGGCCGAGCCCGAGCCCGCGTCCTAA
- the pncA gene encoding bifunctional nicotinamidase/pyrazinamidase encodes MTERISPENDDLLLVIDVQNDFCSGGALAVPEGEAVVPVINGLAGRFGHVVLTQDWHPAGHRSFASSHPGRQPFETTELDYGSQVLWPDHCVQGTPGAAFHAELALPQAELVLRKGFRPAIDSYSAFFENDQTTPTGLGGYLRERGLGRVFLCGLATDFCVQFSALDARRLGFETVLIEDACRAIDLEGSLAAARAKMAEAGVVTVTAAEIV; translated from the coding sequence ATGACCGAGCGCATCAGCCCCGAGAACGACGACCTGCTGCTGGTGATCGACGTGCAGAACGACTTCTGTAGCGGCGGCGCCCTGGCGGTGCCGGAGGGCGAGGCCGTGGTGCCGGTGATCAACGGCCTGGCCGGGCGCTTCGGCCACGTGGTCCTGACCCAGGACTGGCACCCGGCCGGGCACCGCTCCTTTGCCTCCAGCCACCCCGGCCGCCAGCCCTTCGAGACGACGGAGCTGGATTACGGCTCCCAGGTGCTCTGGCCCGACCACTGCGTCCAGGGCACGCCGGGCGCTGCCTTCCACGCCGAACTGGCCCTGCCCCAGGCGGAACTGGTCCTGCGCAAGGGCTTCCGGCCCGCCATCGATTCCTACTCCGCCTTCTTCGAGAACGACCAGACCACGCCGACCGGGCTGGGCGGCTACCTGCGGGAGCGCGGGCTGGGCCGGGTCTTCCTCTGCGGCCTGGCGACCGACTTCTGCGTCCAGTTCTCGGCCCTGGACGCCCGGCGCCTCGGCTTCGAGACAGTGCTGATCGAGGACGCCTGCCGGGCCATCGACTTGGAAGGCTCGCTGGCGGCCGCCCGCGCCAAGATGGCTGAGGCGGGCGTGGTCACGGTGACGGCGGCGGAGATCGTTTGA
- a CDS encoding sigma-70 family RNA polymerase sigma factor has protein sequence MDDLATMIAAEIPALRRYARALLRDAERADDLVQDCLLRAWSRRHLWRQPGNLRAWLFTILHNLYANQMRSLSRQPRFAPSEAAEHLGQNARQGDQLETSEVLDAMDNLNDDQREAILLVGVEGLRYEEAAAVLGVPVGTVMSRLSRGRERLRELTDRGNVPPIRRVK, from the coding sequence ATGGACGATTTGGCAACGATGATCGCAGCCGAGATCCCGGCCCTCCGGCGTTACGCACGCGCCCTGCTGCGCGATGCCGAACGGGCCGACGATCTGGTTCAGGACTGCCTGCTGCGCGCCTGGTCGCGGCGCCACCTCTGGCGCCAGCCGGGCAACCTCAGGGCCTGGCTCTTCACCATCCTGCACAACCTCTACGCCAACCAGATGCGCAGCCTGTCGCGCCAGCCGCGCTTCGCGCCCTCGGAGGCGGCCGAGCACCTCGGACAGAACGCCCGCCAGGGCGACCAGCTGGAGACCTCCGAGGTCCTGGACGCGATGGACAACCTCAACGACGACCAGCGCGAGGCGATCCTGCTGGTCGGGGTCGAGGGCCTGCGCTACGAGGAGGCCGCCGCCGTCCTGGGCGTGCCGGTCGGGACCGTGATGTCGCGCCTGTCCCGCGGGAGGGAACGCCTGCGCGAGCTGACCGACCGGGGCAACGTGCCGCCGATCCGGAGGGTCAAATGA
- a CDS encoding anti-sigma factor, with translation MSTDPKLVTLDDLQAYVDEELTPERRAEVETHLAQSPDDAERVSAYRRQNRALRAALAGIGNEAVPAAMLAVLQDRPPAREITWLPRVAAAVLFLAIGGAIGGALGWGYDKLPFLAVEEKRFLREAVAAHRVYAVDRRHAVEVAAIERDYLQKWLTQRLGVPIMAPDLSDAGLNLLGGRLISTVNGPAALLVYETAEGERVTCYITAEAKRLAPGKVFLEDEATVSLAWPTRSLAYAVSGAASRERLAEIAGVVNRELKQLEDS, from the coding sequence ATGAGCACCGACCCGAAGCTGGTGACCCTGGACGACCTGCAGGCCTACGTCGACGAGGAGCTGACGCCGGAGCGCCGGGCCGAGGTCGAGACCCATCTGGCCCAGAGCCCCGACGACGCCGAGCGGGTCAGCGCCTATCGCCGGCAGAACCGGGCCCTGCGCGCGGCCCTGGCCGGGATCGGCAACGAGGCGGTGCCGGCCGCCATGCTCGCGGTCCTGCAGGATCGCCCACCGGCGCGCGAGATCACCTGGCTGCCGCGGGTCGCTGCGGCCGTCCTCTTCCTGGCGATCGGCGGCGCGATCGGCGGTGCCCTGGGCTGGGGCTACGACAAGCTGCCCTTCCTCGCCGTCGAGGAGAAGCGCTTCCTGCGCGAGGCCGTGGCCGCGCACCGGGTCTACGCGGTCGACCGGCGCCACGCCGTCGAGGTCGCGGCGATCGAGCGGGACTACCTTCAGAAATGGCTGACCCAGCGCCTGGGCGTGCCGATCATGGCCCCGGACCTCAGCGATGCCGGGCTGAACCTGCTGGGCGGACGCCTGATCTCGACCGTCAACGGCCCGGCGGCCCTGCTGGTCTACGAGACCGCCGAGGGCGAGCGGGTGACCTGCTACATCACCGCCGAGGCCAAGCGCCTGGCGCCCGGCAAGGTCTTCCTGGAGGACGAGGCCACGGTCTCCCTGGCCTGGCCGACCCGCAGCCTGGCCTACGCGGTCAGCGGCGCCGCCAGCCGCGAGCGCCTGGCCGAGATCGCCGGTGTCGTCAATCGCGAGCTCAAGCAGCTGGAAGACAGCTGA
- a CDS encoding NAD(P)-dependent oxidoreductase: MAKTAFIGLGVMGYPMAGHLKAGGHEVTVYNRTAAKAERWAVDHGGSFAPTPREAAEGAEVVFTCVGNDDDLRAVVLGEDGAFAGMERGAVFVDHTTASAEVARELGALGAERGIGVIDAPVSGGQAGAENGALTVMCGGEAAVFDKAAPVIECFARACILMGPAGAGQLTKMVNQVCIAGLLQGLSEGMNFGRKAGLDMDKVIEVISQGAAQSWQMDNRAATMCAGKFDFGFAVDWMRKDLGIALAEAKGNGARLPVTALVDQFYAQVQARGGRRWDTSSLIQLLAQD, from the coding sequence ATGGCGAAGACGGCGTTTATCGGCCTTGGGGTCATGGGCTATCCCATGGCCGGGCACCTGAAGGCGGGCGGGCACGAGGTCACGGTCTACAACCGGACCGCCGCCAAGGCCGAGCGTTGGGCGGTCGACCACGGCGGCAGCTTCGCACCGACGCCGCGCGAGGCCGCCGAGGGCGCCGAGGTCGTCTTCACCTGCGTCGGCAACGACGACGACCTGCGGGCCGTGGTCCTGGGCGAGGACGGCGCCTTCGCCGGCATGGAGAGGGGCGCGGTCTTCGTCGACCACACGACGGCCTCGGCCGAGGTCGCGCGGGAGCTGGGCGCGCTCGGCGCCGAGCGCGGGATCGGGGTGATCGACGCGCCGGTCTCCGGCGGCCAGGCCGGGGCCGAGAACGGCGCGCTGACCGTGATGTGCGGCGGCGAGGCCGCGGTCTTCGACAAGGCCGCGCCGGTGATCGAGTGCTTTGCCCGGGCCTGCATCCTGATGGGCCCGGCCGGCGCCGGCCAGCTGACCAAAATGGTCAACCAGGTCTGCATCGCCGGCCTGCTGCAGGGCCTGTCGGAGGGCATGAACTTCGGCCGGAAGGCCGGGCTCGACATGGACAAGGTCATCGAGGTGATCTCCCAAGGCGCGGCCCAGTCCTGGCAGATGGACAACCGCGCCGCGACCATGTGCGCCGGCAAGTTCGACTTCGGCTTCGCGGTCGACTGGATGCGCAAGGACCTCGGCATCGCCCTGGCCGAGGCCAAGGGCAACGGCGCCCGCCTGCCGGTCACCGCCCTGGTCGACCAGTTCTACGCCCAGGTCCAGGCCCGCGGCGGCCGGCGCTGGGACACCTCCAGCCTGATCCAGCTGCTGGCGCAGGATTGA
- a CDS encoding adenylate/guanylate cyclase domain-containing protein, with product MERRLAAILAADIASYSLLVGRDEEGTFRAYKGHLSALEPIIGFNSGRLVKSTGDGFLVEFASVVDAVACAAAMQRCMAERNQEQPNDRQLQFRIGVHTGDVIVDGDDIHGDDVNIAVRLESIAEPGGVAVSERVYDDVFNKLDLEFESLGPRELKNIAWPVRVYALAIETPRDTRPALALPDKPSVAVLPFENFSSDAEQEYFADGITEDIIMALSHIPWIFVIARNSSFSYKGLAADVRKIGRELGVRYVLEGSVRRAGDRLRVTGQLIDAGTGVHIWAERYEGRFADVFDLQDRVTEAVVGAIAPEIRAAEIARVARKPTRRLDAYDHYLRALSALNRSQVEEARRSLDAALEHQRDYAKAKALSAWCLTTAPHRSADFDPKEIAAALRLAREAIEMADEEPEACAYAGYTLAFFRADVSGGLAMVERALDRCPSFAWAWVASAILHLCQGRFETAIERCERALRLSPRDPMAFRAQISRAFANLELGNFGAALDAARRVYDLNQKATASLRYQAASLAHLGRQEDAERVARRLLELSPDLRLSKVIAMYRVYIEDPEQTIKNQIEGLRMAGLPD from the coding sequence ATGGAGCGTCGTCTCGCCGCTATTCTCGCCGCCGACATCGCCAGCTACAGCCTGCTGGTCGGTCGAGACGAGGAGGGCACGTTCCGCGCCTACAAGGGTCACCTCAGCGCCCTGGAGCCGATCATCGGCTTCAACAGTGGGCGCCTCGTCAAGTCGACAGGCGATGGCTTCCTCGTGGAGTTCGCATCGGTCGTCGACGCAGTGGCCTGCGCCGCAGCCATGCAGCGCTGCATGGCAGAGCGTAACCAAGAACAGCCGAACGACCGACAACTGCAGTTTCGGATTGGCGTGCACACTGGTGACGTCATCGTCGACGGCGACGATATTCACGGCGACGATGTGAACATTGCCGTCCGGCTGGAGAGTATCGCGGAGCCCGGCGGCGTCGCTGTGTCAGAGCGAGTTTACGATGACGTCTTCAACAAGCTCGACCTCGAGTTCGAGAGCCTCGGTCCGCGTGAGCTGAAGAACATCGCCTGGCCGGTGCGAGTTTACGCCCTCGCCATCGAAACACCGAGGGACACGCGCCCCGCCCTCGCCCTCCCGGACAAGCCGTCGGTTGCCGTACTGCCCTTCGAGAATTTTTCAAGCGATGCCGAGCAGGAGTACTTCGCCGACGGCATCACCGAAGACATCATCATGGCGCTCTCCCACATCCCGTGGATCTTCGTGATCGCCCGCAACTCTTCGTTCTCTTACAAGGGCCTCGCAGCGGATGTGCGCAAGATCGGGCGCGAACTCGGTGTGCGCTACGTACTTGAAGGCAGTGTCCGGCGGGCGGGCGACCGCTTGCGGGTGACGGGACAGCTCATCGATGCCGGGACCGGTGTGCATATCTGGGCAGAGCGCTACGAAGGCCGCTTCGCCGACGTCTTCGATCTGCAGGATCGGGTCACGGAAGCTGTGGTCGGTGCGATCGCGCCGGAGATCCGTGCGGCGGAGATTGCCAGGGTTGCACGCAAACCCACTCGAAGGCTCGATGCCTACGATCACTATCTGAGAGCGCTGTCGGCGCTCAACCGCTCGCAGGTCGAGGAGGCACGACGTAGCCTCGACGCCGCCCTGGAGCATCAGCGCGATTACGCGAAAGCCAAGGCCTTGAGCGCTTGGTGTCTGACCACTGCCCCGCACCGTTCTGCGGACTTCGATCCGAAGGAGATCGCAGCGGCATTGCGATTGGCTCGCGAGGCCATCGAAATGGCCGATGAGGAACCTGAGGCTTGTGCCTACGCGGGCTATACCTTGGCGTTCTTTCGCGCCGACGTATCCGGTGGGCTTGCCATGGTCGAGCGAGCCCTTGATCGCTGCCCCAGCTTTGCCTGGGCCTGGGTCGCGAGCGCCATTCTGCACCTCTGTCAAGGGCGCTTCGAGACGGCGATCGAGCGCTGCGAGCGCGCTCTGCGCTTGAGCCCGCGAGACCCCATGGCATTTCGAGCGCAAATCTCACGCGCGTTCGCCAACCTTGAGTTGGGAAACTTCGGAGCGGCGCTCGATGCGGCGCGCCGAGTCTACGACCTGAACCAGAAGGCAACTGCGTCCTTGCGGTATCAGGCGGCCTCGCTGGCACATCTGGGCCGCCAGGAAGACGCTGAGCGCGTTGCGCGCCGACTGCTTGAGCTTTCTCCGGATCTCAGGCTTTCAAAAGTCATTGCAATGTATCGAGTCTACATCGAAGACCCTGAGCAGACGATCAAGAACCAGATCGAGGGACTGAGGATGGCCGGTCTGCCGGATTGA
- a CDS encoding complex I NDUFA9 subunit family protein, translated as MAATGQRAYVTVFGGSGFLGREIVARLQAEGITVRVAVRRPDRVVVDRQGDRGGGLRQVYADLRDETSVAQAVEGSQAVVNAVGLYVEKGAETFEAVHERGALTVAHQAANLGIERLIHVSGIGADLESESRYVRARARGELLVTEAFARATILRPSVLFGPEDGFVNALAGIAARAPVLPLFGRGDTRLQPVYVGDVAEAARRALTHPEALGKTYELGGPEVYSYRALIELVLRHTGRRRLLLPLPFPLWQALAGLASLLPAPPLTRAQVVLMKHDNVVAKDALALGDLDVEATALENVLPDYAF; from the coding sequence ATGGCAGCGACCGGGCAACGCGCCTACGTGACCGTGTTCGGCGGCTCGGGTTTCCTCGGGCGCGAGATCGTCGCGCGGCTCCAGGCCGAGGGGATCACGGTTCGCGTTGCGGTCCGGCGTCCCGACCGTGTCGTGGTCGACCGGCAGGGGGATCGCGGCGGCGGCCTGCGGCAGGTCTACGCCGACCTGCGCGACGAGACCTCCGTGGCCCAGGCCGTCGAGGGATCCCAGGCGGTCGTCAACGCCGTCGGCCTCTACGTCGAGAAGGGCGCCGAGACCTTCGAGGCGGTCCACGAGCGCGGCGCGCTCACCGTAGCGCATCAGGCCGCAAACCTGGGCATCGAGCGCTTGATCCACGTCTCCGGCATCGGCGCGGACCTGGAGTCCGAATCGCGCTACGTCCGGGCGCGGGCCAGAGGCGAGCTGCTGGTCACGGAGGCCTTCGCGCGTGCCACGATTCTGCGCCCCAGCGTCCTCTTCGGGCCGGAGGACGGCTTCGTGAACGCCCTGGCAGGAATCGCCGCCCGCGCGCCGGTCTTGCCGCTCTTCGGGCGCGGCGATACCCGGCTGCAGCCGGTCTACGTCGGCGACGTCGCCGAGGCCGCGCGCCGCGCCCTGACTCATCCCGAAGCGCTGGGAAAGACCTACGAGCTCGGCGGCCCCGAGGTCTACAGCTACCGCGCACTCATCGAGCTCGTCCTGCGGCACACGGGGCGGCGGCGGCTTCTGCTGCCCCTTCCATTTCCGCTCTGGCAGGCCCTGGCGGGCCTGGCATCGCTGCTCCCCGCCCCGCCACTGACGCGCGCGCAGGTCGTCCTGATGAAACACGACAACGTGGTGGCCAAGGACGCCCTGGCGCTCGGAGACCTCGACGTCGAGGCCACCGCCCTCGAAAACGTCCTGCCGGACTATGCGTTTTGA
- a CDS encoding amphi-Trp domain-containing protein has translation MSAKPDRDIEKGYPTDDFVAKLRRPADCLESAENFEIQVAGERIYVPDRAVFNIEHEREDGAEELEFQVRWQS, from the coding sequence ATGAGCGCCAAGCCCGACCGCGACATCGAGAAGGGCTATCCGACCGACGACTTCGTCGCCAAGCTGCGCCGCCCTGCCGACTGCCTGGAGTCCGCGGAGAACTTCGAGATCCAGGTCGCCGGGGAGCGGATCTACGTCCCCGACCGCGCCGTCTTCAACATCGAGCACGAGCGCGAAGACGGCGCCGAGGAGCTGGAGTTCCAGGTCAGGTGGCAGAGCTGA
- a CDS encoding FAD-containing oxidoreductase — MAERYDAIIVGTGQAGPSLAARMTREGMKTAIIERKLFGGTCVNVGCIPTKTLVASARAAQVARRGADYGVTVGGPVAVDMKRVKARKDAVVRQSNEGVTKWLKTMENLTVYEGHGRLESATSVRVKGDLLEADRIVLNVGGRARVPDLPGLDEIDYLTNSSMMEVDFLPEHLIVIGGSYIGLEFAQMYRRFGSRVTVVEMGERLIARDDEDVSAEVKAILEAEGVEVRLKAECVGFARRGDRVAVTASCEPGPEEILGSHVLLAVGRVPNTDDLGLEAAGVETDPRGLIVVDDELRTNVPGIWAIGDVNGRGAFTHTSYNDYEILAANLFDDDPRRVTDRILTYGLFIDPPLGRVGLTEREVRDSGRKALVGKMAMSRVGRARERGETQGFMKVLVDAETERILGAAILGIGGDEVIHSLLDVMYADAPYSVIRRAVHIHPTVTELIPTLLGDLKPLD; from the coding sequence ATGGCGGAACGTTACGACGCGATCATCGTCGGCACCGGCCAGGCCGGACCTTCGCTCGCCGCGCGCATGACCCGGGAGGGCATGAAAACGGCGATCATCGAGCGCAAGCTCTTCGGCGGTACCTGCGTCAACGTCGGCTGCATCCCGACCAAGACCCTGGTCGCGAGCGCCCGGGCCGCCCAGGTGGCGCGGCGCGGCGCCGACTACGGCGTCACCGTCGGGGGGCCGGTCGCCGTCGACATGAAGCGGGTCAAGGCGCGCAAGGACGCGGTCGTGCGGCAATCCAACGAGGGCGTGACCAAGTGGCTCAAGACCATGGAGAACCTGACCGTCTACGAGGGCCACGGCCGCCTGGAGAGTGCCACCTCGGTCCGGGTCAAGGGGGATCTGCTCGAGGCCGACAGGATCGTCCTCAACGTCGGCGGCCGCGCCCGCGTCCCGGACCTGCCGGGCCTGGACGAGATCGACTATCTGACCAATTCCTCCATGATGGAGGTGGACTTCCTGCCCGAGCACCTGATCGTCATCGGCGGCAGCTACATCGGCCTGGAGTTCGCCCAGATGTACCGGCGCTTCGGCAGCCGGGTCACGGTCGTGGAGATGGGCGAGCGGCTGATCGCCCGCGACGACGAGGACGTCTCCGCCGAGGTCAAGGCGATCCTGGAGGCCGAGGGTGTCGAGGTGCGCCTAAAGGCCGAGTGCGTGGGCTTCGCCCGGCGCGGCGACCGGGTCGCGGTCACCGCCAGCTGTGAGCCCGGACCCGAAGAGATCCTCGGCAGCCACGTGCTCCTGGCGGTGGGCCGCGTGCCCAACACGGACGACCTGGGCCTGGAGGCGGCCGGCGTCGAGACCGACCCGCGCGGCTTAATCGTCGTCGACGACGAGTTGCGGACCAACGTGCCGGGCATCTGGGCGATCGGCGACGTCAACGGCCGCGGCGCCTTCACCCACACATCCTACAACGATTACGAGATCCTCGCGGCCAACCTCTTCGACGACGACCCGCGCCGGGTCACCGACCGCATCCTGACCTACGGGCTCTTCATCGATCCGCCCCTGGGCCGGGTCGGCCTGACCGAGCGGGAGGTCCGGGACTCGGGCCGCAAGGCCCTGGTCGGCAAGATGGCAATGAGCCGCGTCGGCCGCGCGCGCGAGCGCGGCGAGACCCAGGGCTTCATGAAGGTCCTGGTCGACGCCGAGACCGAGCGGATCCTCGGCGCGGCCATCCTCGGGATCGGCGGCGACGAGGTGATCCACTCGCTGCTCGACGTGATGTACGCCGACGCGCCCTACAGCGTGATCCGCCGCGCCGTGCATATCCACCCGACCGTCACCGAGCTGATCCCGACCCTGCTGGGCGACCTGAAACCGCTGGACTAA